A single region of the Nicotiana sylvestris chromosome 6, ASM39365v2, whole genome shotgun sequence genome encodes:
- the LOC104242130 gene encoding zinc finger CCCH domain-containing protein 66-like: protein MCSGSKSKVCSADLAMEAEIQKQKDLVPAFSLLLELSASDDIVNFQKAVEEEGHDMNEVGLWYGRRIGVKKMGYEERTPLMIAATFGSKRVLNYMLEKGCLDVNQACGSDGATALHCAIAGDSAALLEVVKLLLDASADVNLVDANGKRAVDLISAQGCCLNSRRKILEHLLGGSSDDGEASGLIDQIISEQAEEQLLLTPNISKFGSEKKEYPVDPSLPDIKIGIYGTDDFRMYIFKVKPCSRAYSHDWTECPFVHPGENARRRDPRKYHYSCVPCPDFRKGTCQRGDACEYAHGIFECWLHPAQYRTRMCKDETNCNRRVCFFAHKPEELRSLYPSTGSAVLSPRSYSNGPLSLDIASISPLALGSPSIMMPPTSTPPMSPSAGASSVGGSLWPCQSSLATPTLQLPISRLKTTYSARDVELDNGLLGFESHHLRQDQLMDDLSALSSPSGWNSSSAKAAAFAASSSDRNGELGRHGGLKPTNLDDILATLDSKILSQLQGLSLDAGSTQLQSPKGMQMRQNMNQQLMTGYSSGQSSPSFRTSSSFGIDPSGAAAAALSSRSAAFAKRSQSFIDRSAAGRLSGISSSLSNASAVPPNLSGWGSPDGKLDWGIQKEELNKLRKSASFGLRSSGSRFPMSESSILNSSAERDVSWVQSMVKDSPAMSSRQLSREDQQYHLNASRGSETIPTWADQLYLEQEQIVH, encoded by the coding sequence ATGTGTAGTGGTTCTAAGAGTAAGGTCTGTTCTGCTGATTTAGCCATGGAAGCTGAAATTCAGAAGCAAAAGGATCTTGTCCCTGCTTTCTCCCTCTTGCTCGAGTTATCGGCTTCAGATGATATTGTCAACTTCCAAAAGGCTGTAGAAGAGGAGGGTCATGACATGAATGAGGTGGGTTTATGGTATGGTAGGAGAATTGGTGTAAAGAAGATGGGATATGAGGAGAGGACACCCCTTATGATCGCTGCTACTTTTGGTAGCAAACGGGTGCTGAATTATATGCTTGAGAAGGGCTGTCTTGATGTTAATCAAGCTTGTGGTTCCGATGGGGCTACAGCCCTTCACTGCGCAATTGCTGGTGACTCTGCTGCTTTGCTTGAGGTTGTCAAGCTCTTGCTGGATGCTTCTGCTGATGTGAATTTGGTTGATGCAAATGGAAAACGGGCTGTTGACCTGATCTCAGCTCAGGGCTGTTGTCTCAACTCTAGGAGGAAGATACTGGAGCACTTGCTTGGAGGAAGCAGCGATGACGGGGAAGCAAGTGGACTGATCGATCAGATTATTTCTGAACAAGCAGAAGAACAGCTGTTATTGACTCCAAACATCTCTAAATTTGGGAGCGAGAAGAAAGAGTATCCTGTTGATCCCTCTCTTCCGGACATAAAGATTGGGATATATGGGACAGATGACTTCAGAATGTACATATTTAAGGTGAAACCATGCTCAAGAGCTTACTCCCATGACTGGACAGAGTGCCCCTTTGTACACCCTGGTGAAAACGCCAGAAGGCGTGACCCTAGAAAATACCACTATAGTTGTGTCCCTTGTCCAGATTTTCGCAAGGGTACATGCCAGCGAGGAGACGCTTGTGAGTATGCGCATGGTATTTTTGAGTGCTGGCTTCACCCTGCACAGTACCGAACTCGTATGTGCAAGGATGAAACAAATTGCAATAGGAGGGTATGCTTCTTTGCCCACAAACCTGAAGAGCTTCGTTCCTTGTACCCTTCTACAGGGTCTGCTGTGCTTTCACCTAGATCATATTCCAATGGTCCTCTGTCATTGGATATCGCGTCAATTTCTCCACTAGCCCTTGGTTCTCCATCAATTATGATGCCTCCTACTTCAACTCCACCTATGTCTCCTTCGGCTGGAGCTTCTTCTGTGGGTGGATCTTTGTGGCCCTGCCAATCCAGCCTTGCAACTCCAACCTTGCAGCTGCCTATTAGTCGGTTGAAAACCACATATAGTGCCAGAGACGTGGAGTTAGATAATGGTTTACTTGGATTCGAAAGTCATCATCTGCGACAAGATCAACTGATGGATGACTTATCTGCTCTTTCTTCACCATCTGGATGGAACAGTTCTTCGGCCAAAGCTGCTGCTTTTGCAGCTTCTTCTAGTGATAGAAACGGTGAACTTGGTAGGCATGGTGGATTGAAACCCACTAATCTTGATGATATCTTAGCGACCCTTGATTCCAAAATTTTGTCTCAGCTACAGGGGCTATCACTTGATGCTGGATCAACCCAACTACAATCTCCCAAAGGGATGCAGATGCGACAAAATATGAACCAGCAACTTATGACAGGCTATTCTTCCGGTCAATCTTCACCATCTTTTAGGACATCATCTTCGTTTGGGATTGATCCATCTGGTGCTGCAGCAGCAGCTTTGAGTTCAAGGTCTGCTGCATTTGCCAAGCGAAGCCAGAGTTTCATTGATCGAAGTGCTGCAGGCCGTCTTTCTGGGATATCTTCATCCCTTTCTAATGCGTCCGCTGTGCCTCCTAACCTCTCAGGTTGGGGCTCCCCTGATGGTAAATTGGACTGGGGCATCCAGAAGGAAGAGCTCAATAAGTTGAGAAAATCTGCTTCCTTTGGTTTACGGAGCAGTGGCAGTAGGTTTCCTATGAGTGAATCCTCAATTTTAAACTCTTCTGCTGAGCGTGATGTCTCTTGGGTCCAGTCTATGGTGAAGGATTCCCCTGCTATGAGTTCAAGACAATTATCTAGGGAA